One window of Caldilineales bacterium genomic DNA carries:
- a CDS encoding carboxypeptidase regulatory-like domain-containing protein, whose product MKSRLILLCLCVGALISAALAASVAAADPDVTPGAGPTLPNPILFVTQPPIRQDFTTIGSTFGNHLAGIQEVGRGGDLWIRYPDGSLKNLTAAAGYGSTAADGFQGANAIAVRDPAVHWDGTKAVFSMVIGAPTRQYELGTYFWQLYEISGLGPSDTPVISKVPNQPANFNNVQPIYGSDDRIIFVSDRPRNGAAHLYPQRDEYELAPTNTGLWSLDPASGDPSPGSGQVLSLLNHAPSGDFTPLLDSFGRIVFTQWDHLQRDQEADADANYGTGQNCDGGNRYGTFNYASEAANAAYNLNDRAEIFPEPRPCRGDLLAGTNLVGHTFNHFFPWTLLEDGSNSEVVAHLGRHELHGYIPASITGDPNIIDFYGQLSRFNPNSIQNFFHIAEDPTTPGRYYGIDAPEFGTHASGQVVRLDAPPSADADHIAVTYVTHRDTFGTAATPNHSGRYRDPLVLADGRLIASHTTTTGEENGSGSPLNSSYSFRLKTLSQGGNGYWAADQALTPGIVKTLRYWSPDAEITYTGPLWELNAVEVRARARPARLDEALPAPEQQIFAQAGVAVADLQAYLRANDLALLVTRDVTTRDDFDRQQPFNLRVAASGHQSTGAAGMIYDIAFLQLFQGDQLRGWTGCCGSQPLPGRRVLAQFLHDPAAIAANPAPAGAPPGGVAIAADGSAAAFIPARRALTWQLTDAQGAGLVRERYWITFQPGEIRVCSSCHGLSQFDQAGRTAPTNPPQALLQLLTYWQEQNSGQPTSTPTPAATSTPTRTPTLAASTTPTRTPTPAASTTPTRTPTPAASSTPTRPPATGAPQIAGCNVFPADNIWNTAVDALPLDPNSAAYINTIGATRTLKADFGSGLWEGGPIGIPFTTVPGNQPRVNVSFDYADESDPGPYPIPPNPPIEGGPNSTGDRHVLVLDRDNCVLYELYDAHPQADGSWQAGSGAIFDLKSHALRPEGWTSADAAGLPVVPGLVRYEEVLSGEINHAIRFTVPQTRRAYVWPGRHFASSLTGTQYPPMGQRFRLKANYDISAFAPEVQVILRALKKYGLILADNGSAWYVSGAPDEGWDNDLLRQLQQVPGSAIEAVDSSSLMIDQDSGQARSGPGPTSTPTATPRPATTTPTRTPTRTPTRTPTPGATGISGIVRAEGSGLPLTGIRVTVYQRSGSGWAQLATTTTKSTGAYLLTNLAPGTYRLRFRDKNGVYKTEFYNNVATLGRGTDIVVNAGRVTGGIDAALALAP is encoded by the coding sequence ATGAAATCCCGACTGATCCTCCTTTGCCTGTGTGTTGGCGCGCTGATTTCAGCGGCGCTGGCTGCGTCTGTGGCCGCGGCCGACCCGGATGTGACGCCCGGCGCCGGGCCGACCCTGCCCAACCCCATCCTCTTCGTCACCCAGCCGCCCATCCGCCAGGACTTCACCACCATCGGCTCCACCTTCGGCAACCATCTGGCCGGCATCCAGGAGGTGGGGCGGGGCGGCGACCTCTGGATCCGCTACCCCGATGGCTCGTTGAAGAACCTGACCGCCGCCGCCGGCTATGGCAGCACCGCCGCCGATGGCTTCCAGGGCGCCAATGCCATTGCCGTGCGCGACCCGGCCGTGCATTGGGATGGAACCAAAGCCGTGTTCAGCATGGTCATCGGCGCCCCCACCCGCCAGTATGAGCTGGGGACCTACTTCTGGCAGTTGTACGAGATCAGCGGTCTGGGGCCGAGCGATACGCCGGTGATCAGCAAGGTGCCGAACCAGCCGGCCAACTTCAACAATGTCCAGCCGATTTACGGCTCGGACGACCGCATCATCTTCGTCAGTGACCGGCCCCGCAACGGCGCCGCCCACCTCTATCCGCAGCGGGATGAATACGAACTGGCGCCGACCAACACCGGCCTGTGGAGCCTGGACCCGGCCAGCGGCGATCCTTCGCCTGGCTCAGGACAAGTTCTCAGCTTGCTCAACCATGCCCCCTCCGGCGACTTCACCCCCCTGCTCGACAGCTTCGGCCGCATCGTCTTCACGCAATGGGATCATCTGCAGCGCGACCAGGAAGCCGACGCCGACGCCAACTACGGCACGGGCCAGAACTGCGACGGCGGCAACCGCTACGGCACCTTCAACTATGCCAGCGAGGCCGCCAATGCCGCCTACAACCTCAACGACCGGGCCGAGATCTTCCCCGAACCGCGGCCCTGCCGCGGCGACCTGTTGGCCGGTACCAACCTGGTCGGGCACACCTTCAACCATTTCTTCCCCTGGACGCTCCTGGAGGACGGGAGCAATAGCGAGGTCGTGGCCCATCTGGGCCGCCATGAGCTGCACGGCTACATCCCGGCCAGCATCACCGGCGACCCGAACATCATCGATTTCTACGGCCAACTGTCCCGCTTCAACCCCAACTCGATCCAGAACTTCTTCCACATCGCCGAGGACCCCACCACACCCGGCCGCTACTACGGCATCGATGCGCCCGAATTCGGCACGCACGCCTCCGGGCAGGTGGTGCGGCTGGATGCGCCGCCCTCGGCCGATGCCGACCACATCGCCGTGACCTATGTCACCCATCGCGACACCTTCGGCACGGCCGCAACGCCCAACCACTCCGGCCGCTATCGCGACCCGCTTGTGCTGGCCGACGGCCGCCTCATCGCCAGCCACACGACCACGACCGGCGAAGAAAACGGGTCGGGGTCGCCGCTCAATTCGAGCTACAGCTTCCGCCTGAAAACGCTCAGCCAGGGCGGCAACGGCTACTGGGCCGCCGACCAGGCCCTGACCCCCGGCATCGTCAAAACCCTGCGCTATTGGAGCCCCGATGCCGAGATCACCTACACCGGCCCGCTGTGGGAACTGAACGCGGTCGAGGTGCGCGCCCGCGCCCGCCCGGCCCGGCTGGATGAGGCCCTGCCCGCGCCCGAACAGCAGATCTTCGCCCAGGCCGGCGTGGCTGTGGCCGACCTGCAGGCCTATCTGCGGGCCAACGACCTGGCCCTGCTCGTCACCCGCGATGTCACCACCCGCGACGATTTCGACCGCCAGCAGCCGTTCAACCTGCGCGTGGCCGCCAGCGGCCATCAGAGCACCGGCGCGGCGGGGATGATCTACGACATCGCCTTCCTGCAACTTTTCCAGGGCGACCAATTGCGCGGTTGGACGGGATGCTGCGGCAGCCAACCCCTGCCCGGTCGCCGCGTCCTGGCCCAATTCCTGCACGACCCGGCCGCCATCGCCGCCAACCCCGCCCCGGCCGGCGCCCCACCGGGCGGCGTCGCCATCGCCGCCGATGGCTCCGCCGCCGCCTTCATCCCCGCCCGCCGCGCCCTCACCTGGCAACTGACCGATGCCCAGGGCGCCGGCCTGGTGCGCGAACGCTATTGGATCACCTTCCAGCCGGGCGAGATCCGCGTCTGCAGCTCGTGTCATGGCCTTAGCCAGTTCGACCAGGCCGGCCGCACCGCCCCCACCAACCCGCCCCAGGCCCTGCTCCAACTCCTGACTTACTGGCAGGAACAGAACTCCGGTCAGCCGACCTCGACCCCCACCCCGGCCGCCACCAGCACCCCGACGCGCACCCCCACCCTGGCCGCCAGCACCACCCCCACGCGCACCCCCACCCCAGCCGCCAGCACCACCCCCACGCGCACCCCCACCCCAGCCGCCAGCAGCACTCCCACCCGGCCGCCTGCCACCGGCGCACCGCAGATCGCTGGCTGCAACGTCTTCCCCGCCGACAATATCTGGAACACCGCCGTCGATGCCCTCCCGCTCGACCCCAACTCGGCCGCCTACATCAACACCATCGGCGCCACCCGCACCCTCAAGGCCGATTTCGGCTCCGGCTTGTGGGAGGGCGGGCCGATCGGCATCCCCTTTACCACCGTGCCCGGCAACCAGCCGCGGGTCAACGTCAGTTTCGACTACGCCGACGAGAGCGACCCTGGCCCCTATCCCATCCCACCCAACCCGCCGATCGAAGGCGGCCCCAACAGCACCGGCGACCGCCATGTGCTGGTGCTCGACCGCGACAACTGTGTGCTCTATGAATTGTACGACGCCCATCCCCAGGCCGATGGCAGCTGGCAGGCCGGGTCCGGGGCCATCTTCGACCTGAAATCACATGCCCTCCGCCCCGAAGGCTGGACCTCGGCCGACGCCGCCGGGCTGCCCGTCGTCCCCGGTCTGGTGCGCTACGAAGAAGTGCTGAGCGGCGAGATCAACCACGCCATCCGCTTCACGGTCCCGCAGACGCGGCGCGCCTATGTCTGGCCGGGCCGTCACTTCGCCTCCAGCCTGACCGGGACACAGTACCCGCCCATGGGCCAGCGCTTCCGCCTGAAGGCCAACTACGACATCTCCGCTTTTGCGCCAGAGGTGCAGGTCATCCTGCGGGCGCTGAAGAAGTACGGCCTCATCCTGGCCGACAACGGCTCGGCCTGGTATGTTTCGGGTGCGCCGGACGAAGGCTGGGACAACGACCTGCTGCGACAGTTGCAGCAGGTGCCCGGCTCGGCGATCGAGGCCGTCGATAGCAGTTCGCTGATGATCGATCAGGACAGCGGCCAGGCCCGCAGCGGCCCCGGTCCGACCTCGACCCCTACGGCGACGCCCCGGCCAGCCACCACGACCCCCACCCGCACCCCCACCCGCACACCAACTCGCACGCCCACACCCGGCGCCACCGGGATCAGCGGCATCGTCCGGGCCGAGGGCAGCGGCCTGCCGCTGACGGGCATCCGGGTGACGGTCTATCAACGCAGCGGCAGCGGCTGGGCGCAACTCGCCACCACCACGACCAAGAGCACGGGCGCCTATCTGCTGACCAACCTGGCGCCGGGGACCTACCGGCTGCGCTTCCGCGACAAGAACGGCGTCTACAAGACCGAGTTCTACAACAACGTCGCCACGCTGGGCCGGGGGACGGACATCGTGGTGAACGCCGGCCGGGTGACGGGCGGGATCGACGCGGCGCTGGCGTTGGCGCCATGA
- a CDS encoding restriction endonuclease translates to MSGARWAVELKWQNKAVGEKELKLLVVKARLLNALPWCISRNGFTPTARAYAEANNILISARSDLEKIERAVRSDLQRSERSQRSDR, encoded by the coding sequence ATAAGCGGTGCGAGATGGGCGGTCGAACTCAAATGGCAGAACAAGGCCGTGGGCGAGAAAGAACTGAAGCTGCTGGTCGTCAAAGCCCGGCTCCTGAACGCTCTTCCCTGGTGTATCAGCCGCAACGGCTTTACGCCCACCGCGCGAGCCTACGCCGAAGCGAACAACATTCTCATCTCTGCTCGGAGTGATCTTGAGAAGATAGAAAGGGCAGTCAGGTCGGATCTCCAGCGGTCGGAGCGCTCGCAGCGCTCCGACCGCTAG
- the glyS gene encoding glycine--tRNA ligase subunit beta: MTLNFQDMISGLERFWAGHGCLIWQPYSEKVGAGTANPGTTLRVLGPEPWNVGYVEPSYRPDDGRFAENPNRMQMHTQYQVILKPDPGNPQELYLDSLRAIGIDLDAHDIRFVEDNWESPALGAWGLGWEVWLDGLEITQFTYFQQAGGLDLDPVAVELTYGLERIAMFLQGVREVWDLAWDAGHSYGDILKMPEIEHCEYDFNVADVERLRLFYDLYEAESKAAIARGLVIPAYDYVLKCSHTFNLLDTRGAVGVTERANYFRRMRDMSRTVAEAYVEQRRRLEFPFLKEGAAAPALAIPAPTPLPAGQPAADLLLEIGVEELPPHDVRDAIEQLQAMVAASLTAARLAHEGVSVTGTPRRLAVQVRSLSAQQAPETLEFRGPPADRGFDSLGQLTPAAIGFARSRGLAVEQLQTREEGGKRYLYAVQHVEGKPASLLLPDLLRNWVAGLRFGKSMRWNRSNANFSRPLRWLVALYGDQIVPFSHADVLSGRTSRGLRPQASPAFAVPSAGGYFEAVAAAGIVLDRSARRAQIVAGLQETAAQVDGRVLADDVLLDEVTDLVEQPLPLLGRFDPDFLSLPAPVLVTVMKKHQRYFPVVDAEGKLLPCFITVANGADRDRDLVTRGNEAVIRARYADAAYFVRRDHKRPLEDFNRDLAKLTFQEQLGSMLAKVYRLEKLVGPVAARLGLDEAGQSAAARAALLSKADLATSMVVEMTSLQGVMGEIYALDSGESPEVARAIREAYIVRPEAPLSPAGLALNLATRLDSLVGLFAVGLAPKGANDPFGLRRDALGIVQNLIAAGKAFDIRAGLAAAAALQPVNVSEATLDEVAEFITRRLYGVLRDEGFGHEATEAVLAGQGNDPARARQAAADLTAALAQPGWIETLTAFARCKRIVRSLDTTFPLAPDADPEPATRALYAALAQAQAALQAQRDVPALVRVLADLRGPIDAFFAAVLVMAEDPGLRAARLAVVQAIAALPVGIIELSVLPGF, encoded by the coding sequence ATGACCCTCAACTTTCAAGACATGATCTCCGGCCTGGAGCGCTTCTGGGCCGGCCACGGCTGCCTGATCTGGCAGCCTTATAGCGAAAAAGTGGGCGCCGGCACCGCCAACCCCGGCACCACCCTGCGCGTCCTCGGCCCCGAACCCTGGAACGTGGGCTATGTCGAGCCTTCGTATCGGCCCGACGACGGCCGCTTTGCCGAGAACCCCAACCGCATGCAGATGCACACCCAGTACCAGGTCATCCTCAAGCCCGACCCCGGCAACCCGCAGGAACTCTATCTCGACAGCCTGCGCGCCATCGGCATCGACCTGGACGCCCACGACATCCGCTTCGTGGAAGACAACTGGGAAAGCCCGGCCCTGGGGGCCTGGGGCCTGGGCTGGGAAGTGTGGCTGGACGGGCTGGAGATCACCCAGTTCACCTATTTCCAGCAGGCGGGCGGCCTCGACCTCGACCCGGTGGCCGTGGAACTGACCTACGGCCTGGAGCGCATCGCCATGTTCCTCCAGGGCGTGAGGGAAGTGTGGGATCTGGCCTGGGACGCGGGCCACAGCTACGGCGACATCCTCAAGATGCCGGAGATCGAGCACTGCGAATACGATTTCAACGTCGCCGATGTCGAACGACTGCGCCTTTTCTATGACCTCTACGAGGCCGAATCGAAGGCCGCCATCGCCCGCGGCCTGGTCATCCCCGCCTATGATTACGTGCTCAAGTGCTCGCACACCTTCAACCTGCTGGATACACGCGGGGCCGTGGGCGTGACCGAGCGCGCCAACTACTTCCGCCGCATGCGCGATATGTCGCGCACGGTGGCCGAGGCCTATGTCGAGCAGCGCCGCCGGCTCGAATTCCCCTTCCTCAAGGAGGGCGCCGCTGCCCCGGCCCTCGCCATCCCCGCGCCCACGCCGCTCCCGGCCGGCCAGCCGGCTGCCGACCTCCTGCTGGAGATCGGCGTCGAAGAACTGCCGCCCCATGACGTGCGCGACGCCATCGAACAGCTCCAGGCCATGGTCGCCGCCTCGCTGACCGCGGCGCGCCTGGCCCACGAAGGCGTGTCTGTGACCGGGACGCCGCGCCGCCTGGCCGTGCAGGTGCGCAGCCTGTCGGCGCAGCAGGCGCCCGAAACCCTGGAATTTCGCGGCCCGCCCGCCGACCGCGGCTTCGACAGCCTGGGCCAGCTCACCCCCGCCGCCATCGGCTTCGCCCGCAGCCGCGGCCTGGCCGTCGAGCAGTTGCAGACGCGCGAGGAGGGAGGCAAACGCTATCTCTACGCCGTGCAACACGTCGAGGGCAAACCGGCCTCTCTGCTGTTGCCCGACCTGCTGCGCAACTGGGTGGCGGGGCTGCGGTTCGGCAAATCGATGCGCTGGAACCGCAGCAATGCCAACTTCAGCCGGCCCCTGCGCTGGCTGGTCGCGCTCTACGGCGACCAGATCGTGCCCTTCAGCCATGCCGATGTGCTCAGCGGCCGCACCAGCCGGGGTCTGCGCCCGCAAGCCTCGCCCGCCTTCGCCGTCCCCTCGGCCGGCGGCTACTTCGAGGCCGTGGCCGCGGCCGGGATTGTCCTCGACCGCAGCGCACGCCGGGCGCAGATCGTCGCCGGGCTGCAAGAGACTGCGGCCCAGGTGGATGGCCGGGTTCTCGCTGACGACGTCCTGCTGGACGAAGTCACCGACCTGGTCGAGCAGCCCCTGCCCCTGTTGGGCCGCTTCGACCCGGACTTCCTGAGCCTGCCGGCCCCGGTGCTGGTCACGGTGATGAAGAAACACCAGCGTTACTTCCCGGTGGTGGATGCCGAGGGCAAGCTGCTGCCCTGCTTCATCACCGTCGCCAACGGCGCCGACCGCGACCGCGATCTGGTGACGCGCGGCAACGAGGCCGTGATCCGCGCCCGCTATGCCGACGCCGCCTATTTCGTCCGCCGCGACCACAAGCGCCCGCTGGAGGATTTCAACCGCGACCTGGCCAAACTCACTTTTCAGGAGCAGCTTGGCTCGATGCTGGCCAAGGTCTACCGGCTGGAGAAGCTGGTGGGGCCGGTGGCCGCCCGGCTTGGGCTGGACGAGGCCGGGCAGTCGGCCGCCGCCCGCGCCGCCCTGCTCAGCAAAGCCGATCTGGCGACATCGATGGTGGTGGAGATGACTTCGTTGCAGGGTGTGATGGGCGAGATCTACGCCCTGGATAGCGGCGAAAGCCCGGAGGTGGCGCGAGCCATCCGCGAGGCCTACATCGTGCGCCCCGAGGCCCCCCTCAGTCCGGCCGGCCTGGCCCTGAACCTGGCCACCCGCCTGGATAGCCTGGTGGGGCTGTTCGCGGTCGGCCTGGCCCCCAAAGGCGCCAACGACCCCTTCGGCCTCCGCCGCGACGCCCTGGGCATCGTCCAGAACCTGATTGCCGCCGGCAAAGCCTTCGACATCAGGGCGGGGCTGGCGGCCGCTGCGGCTCTGCAGCCGGTGAATGTGAGCGAGGCGACCCTGGACGAGGTCGCCGAGTTTATCACCCGGCGGCTGTACGGCGTTCTGCGCGACGAAGGTTTCGGCCACGAAGCGACGGAGGCGGTGCTGGCCGGCCAGGGCAACGACCCGGCGCGGGCGCGGCAGGCGGCGGCCGACCTGACGGCGGCGCTCGCCCAGCCCGGCTGGATCGAGACGCTCACGGCCTTTGCCCGCTGCAAGCGCATCGTCCGTAGCCTGGATACGACCTTTCCCCTGGCCCCCGATGCTGACCCAGAACCGGCCACCCGCGCTCTCTATGCCGCCCTTGCCCAGGCCCAGGCTGCGCTGCAAGCCCAGCGCGATGTGCCCGCCCTGGTGCGCGTCCTGGCCGATCTGCGCGGCCCCATCGATGCTTTCTTCGCCGCCGTGCTGGTGATGGCCGAAGACCCGGGCTTGCGAGCGGCGCGGCTGGCGGTGGTGCAGGCCATTGCCGCTCTGCCAGTGGGCATCATCGAGCTATCGGTGCTGCCCGGGTTCTGA
- a CDS encoding pyridoxamine 5'-phosphate oxidase family protein — protein sequence MDSNSTLATLLDQFAAAECSWFTSVRADGRPHSAPVWHVWHRGRAYVVTTAPAVKAANILVHPAVVLALPDPMNPIILEGRAAGANSARPELRPLFLAKYNWDLDSDPAYDTVIAVTPTKLMAWGKHGEGRWSGQQVAAVA from the coding sequence ATGGATAGCAACAGCACGTTAGCCACCCTGCTCGACCAGTTCGCCGCCGCCGAGTGCAGCTGGTTCACCAGCGTGCGCGCGGATGGGCGACCGCACAGCGCCCCGGTCTGGCATGTCTGGCATAGGGGCCGGGCCTATGTGGTCACGACCGCGCCGGCGGTGAAGGCTGCCAACATCCTGGTGCACCCCGCCGTGGTGCTGGCTCTGCCCGACCCCATGAACCCCATCATCCTCGAAGGCCGGGCAGCAGGGGCCAACTCCGCCCGGCCTGAACTCCGGCCTTTGTTCCTGGCCAAGTACAACTGGGATCTCGATAGCGACCCCGCCTATGATACGGTCATCGCCGTCACGCCCACCAAACTGATGGCCTGGGGCAAACACGGCGAGGGCCGCTGGTCGGGGCAGCAGGTGGCGGCGGTCGCCTGA
- a CDS encoding BrnA antitoxin family protein, whose protein sequence is MNESNYKMEPIPTDFSDLKEAASFWDRHSLADYWEETQEVEIEVRAARRQWVPLALHVASKASERARREGVSVETLVNLWVAERLEIVA, encoded by the coding sequence ATGAACGAAAGTAACTACAAGATGGAGCCAATTCCAACGGACTTCAGCGACTTGAAAGAGGCAGCCAGTTTCTGGGACAGGCATAGCCTCGCCGATTATTGGGAAGAAACCCAAGAAGTCGAAATCGAGGTGCGCGCTGCCAGACGGCAGTGGGTTCCATTGGCCTTGCATGTGGCCAGCAAAGCATCCGAGCGTGCACGACGAGAGGGTGTTTCGGTCGAGACGCTGGTCAATCTTTGGGTGGCCGAACGTCTTGAAATAGTCGCTTAA